One Armatimonadota bacterium genomic window carries:
- a CDS encoding M28 family peptidase: MAFTSIALAALLLGRQEPKTTFDQAAAWKWLTKQCDLGPRVPNTSAHVKCRDIILDEVKKDCDSAELQPFGHVWSRDNSRRQMWNVIGYQNWENATTRVVLLTHWDTRPTADQEIEEANRAKPIPGANDGASGTAVLLELMRHTHDVPKSLGICYLFVDGEDLGPGLDEMFLGATYFAQHLPKHKPDYGILIDMIGDADLQIPVEPNSYNRARKLTLALYRHAKDIGMSKTFPMEQQGEIYDDHLSFLDAGIPTVDFIDFTYDPWHTLRDTPDKCSAESLGKVGKFLNSWVHQPDPWKPN; encoded by the coding sequence ATGGCTTTCACATCAATCGCTTTAGCCGCTCTTCTCCTAGGCCGCCAGGAACCCAAAACTACCTTCGACCAAGCCGCCGCATGGAAGTGGCTCACGAAACAATGTGACCTCGGCCCCCGAGTGCCCAACACCTCCGCACACGTCAAGTGCCGCGATATAATCCTCGATGAAGTCAAGAAGGATTGCGATTCCGCGGAGCTTCAGCCGTTTGGCCACGTATGGTCACGCGACAATTCTCGCCGCCAAATGTGGAACGTGATCGGCTACCAAAACTGGGAGAACGCTACTACGCGCGTCGTCCTCCTCACCCACTGGGACACTCGTCCAACCGCCGACCAAGAGATTGAGGAAGCCAACCGCGCAAAGCCGATCCCCGGCGCGAACGATGGTGCTTCGGGCACCGCCGTCCTGCTGGAGTTGATGCGACACACCCACGATGTGCCCAAGTCACTTGGTATCTGCTACCTCTTCGTCGATGGCGAGGACCTCGGCCCCGGTCTCGACGAGATGTTCCTCGGCGCGACCTACTTCGCTCAGCACTTGCCGAAGCACAAGCCCGACTACGGAATCCTGATCGACATGATCGGCGACGCCGACCTCCAGATTCCGGTCGAGCCGAACAGCTACAACCGCGCCCGCAAGCTCACTCTCGCGCTGTATCGACATGCGAAGGACATCGGCATGTCCAAGACTTTCCCGATGGAACAGCAGGGCGAGATCTACGACGACCACTTGTCATTCCTGGATGCCGGAATCCCGACTGTAGACTTTATCGATTTCACCTATGACCCGTGGCACACGCTCCGCGACACGCCGGACAAGTGCAGCGCCGAATCCCTGGGCAAAGTTGGCAAGTTCCTCAATTCGTGGGTCCACCAACCTGATCCGTGGAAGCCGAACTAG
- the rplK gene encoding 50S ribosomal protein L11 has protein sequence MPKKVTGNIKLNIPAGKGTPSPPVGPALGQAGINMMEFLKKFNEMTAPQMGFVLPVEITVFEDRSYSFVVKQPLATDLIKRAAGITTGAANPKTDKAGVLTKDKLREVAKAKMADLNTDDEEMAMRIIAGSARSMGVRIEE, from the coding sequence ATGCCAAAGAAAGTCACTGGAAACATCAAACTCAATATTCCAGCGGGCAAGGGCACGCCCTCGCCCCCTGTCGGTCCTGCACTTGGTCAGGCCGGCATCAACATGATGGAATTCCTCAAGAAGTTCAACGAAATGACGGCCCCTCAGATGGGCTTCGTCCTTCCGGTTGAAATCACCGTTTTTGAGGACCGATCTTACAGCTTTGTCGTCAAGCAGCCTCTGGCTACCGACCTTATCAAGCGAGCCGCTGGTATCACCACCGGTGCAGCTAACCCAAAAACGGACAAGGCTGGCGTCCTCACCAAGGATAAGCTTCGCGAGGTCGCAAAGGCCAAAATGGCTGACCTCAATACCGACGACGAGGAAATGGCGATGCGAATTATCGCAGGCTCTGCACGCTCGATGGGCGTACGAATCGAAGAATAA
- the hemW gene encoding radical SAM family heme chaperone HemW gives MCQLQTAAPQLITPLAVYIHTPFCPSKCGYCDFNSYAMDGPIVERTVASIVAEIQRSPLRGTPAKTIFFGGGTPTFLSSSQLIRILDAVREVHPPIDGCEITSEANPGTVDAEKFEAMVAAGFNRLSLGAQSFLDDDLIRLDRIHKASEIERAVQAARSAGFDNLNLDMMFALPSQSRIGWDRNLDKALSLQPDHLSLYCLTIEPNTAFYKKNLRGELDLPDDEIQREMYEECLRRTQEVGLMQYEISNFAKPGRECRHNLCYWYGEDYAGYGPGAVGCITLDGVSRRYTNLKHPDRYCEAVENGQPIFFESEDLSPETRKIEKVMLGLRLNEGISITEVDDARLPKLLNLGWIVADHDRVQLSSEGRHFCSEVALELIDL, from the coding sequence ATCTGTCAACTGCAAACTGCCGCCCCCCAACTCATAACGCCCCTCGCCGTCTACATCCACACCCCGTTTTGCCCCAGCAAGTGTGGATACTGCGACTTCAACAGCTACGCGATGGATGGCCCCATCGTCGAGCGAACCGTCGCCTCAATCGTTGCCGAGATCCAGCGGTCGCCTCTTCGCGGCACTCCAGCCAAGACCATCTTCTTCGGCGGCGGAACCCCGACATTCCTTTCGTCGAGCCAGCTCATCCGCATCCTCGATGCTGTACGCGAGGTGCATCCGCCCATCGACGGATGCGAAATCACCAGCGAGGCAAACCCCGGCACCGTCGATGCCGAAAAATTCGAGGCCATGGTCGCCGCTGGCTTCAACCGCCTCTCGCTTGGCGCACAAAGCTTTCTCGACGACGATCTCATCCGTCTCGACCGCATCCACAAAGCGAGCGAAATCGAACGCGCCGTCCAAGCCGCCCGCTCCGCCGGGTTCGATAATCTCAACCTGGACATGATGTTTGCCCTCCCATCCCAAAGTCGAATCGGATGGGATCGCAACCTCGACAAAGCCTTGTCCCTCCAGCCCGATCACTTAAGCCTTTACTGCCTCACTATCGAGCCTAACACCGCCTTCTACAAGAAGAACCTTCGTGGCGAACTAGACTTGCCCGACGACGAAATCCAGCGCGAGATGTATGAGGAATGCCTTCGGCGCACCCAAGAAGTCGGGCTCATGCAGTATGAAATCTCGAACTTTGCCAAACCCGGACGAGAGTGCCGCCATAACCTCTGCTACTGGTACGGCGAGGACTACGCGGGCTACGGACCCGGCGCCGTCGGTTGCATCACGCTCGACGGAGTTTCGCGCCGATACACCAACCTCAAGCACCCCGACCGCTACTGCGAGGCGGTCGAGAATGGACAGCCGATCTTCTTCGAGTCTGAAGACCTCAGCCCCGAAACCCGCAAGATCGAGAAGGTCATGCTCGGTCTTCGACTCAACGAGGGCATCTCGATCACTGAGGTTGACGACGCACGCTTGCCCAAATTGCTCAACCTCGGTTGGATCGTTGCCGACCATGACCGCGTCCAACTTTCGTCCGAAGGCCGACATTTTTGTAGTGAAGTTGCGCTGGAACTGATAGATTTGTAG
- a CDS encoding family 20 glycosylhydrolase, whose amino-acid sequence MRLRMWTYDLAREQAPTHAYLHKLCKLSVENGYNALGLYLEHRFAYPSAPWAAGKESLRPETIRDLQSEFPDLQIIPFINLLGHFEGFLYTEEGQRFACERFKGMQADPTNEEFLSLCRKLIDDTVEVFNSEIVHIGGDETQQLGRGQNSLARVEEYEKSGIKDGKAELYGRHFGPLAEYVSSLGRTPAVWGDMFFDHPEALDCLPKETMIFDWQYFSSPEHTSKLFRDKGFRTVFSPTLHTYNSIWCHLPQSERNVREHAEAAARLDAEGVCVTTWECGLFGNYNTILPAIEASGHILANAVAGQDQAQVNPDATLAESIQEYASIIEADGFVRQYLTHGENHEEWARLIGCELPALGGIWGFSGIRSSIKCRLFLYGNPFLLWLRNRDDLYGPKGKAALELSERALPFASSADQRGVCQLIRKSVEFVHYAELAHQAYADRKPGEAITHLSPCRQIFEDLEKVASANHINSCGSMADVYRCRAARRHVEEVILRIKHYGDGSLGYMPSFETLTHPKFMPHDQANWWLINSWANE is encoded by the coding sequence ATGCGCCTTCGCATGTGGACCTACGACCTTGCCCGCGAGCAAGCTCCCACTCACGCCTACCTCCACAAACTTTGCAAGCTTTCCGTCGAGAACGGTTACAACGCCCTCGGACTCTACCTAGAGCACCGGTTCGCTTACCCATCGGCTCCCTGGGCCGCAGGTAAGGAATCGCTTCGACCCGAAACCATTCGCGACCTTCAATCCGAATTCCCTGATCTCCAGATTATTCCGTTCATCAACCTCCTTGGCCACTTCGAAGGGTTCCTTTACACCGAGGAAGGTCAGCGCTTTGCTTGCGAGCGGTTCAAGGGCATGCAAGCCGACCCAACCAACGAAGAATTTCTGTCCCTGTGTCGTAAGCTAATCGACGATACGGTAGAGGTTTTCAATTCCGAAATCGTCCATATCGGCGGCGACGAAACCCAACAATTGGGTCGGGGCCAAAACTCCCTCGCTCGCGTTGAGGAGTATGAGAAGTCCGGCATCAAGGACGGGAAGGCCGAGCTCTACGGTCGCCATTTCGGACCATTGGCAGAGTACGTCTCCAGCCTTGGTCGCACACCCGCAGTGTGGGGCGACATGTTCTTCGACCACCCCGAAGCGCTCGATTGCCTGCCAAAAGAGACCATGATCTTCGACTGGCAGTACTTCTCCTCGCCGGAACACACCTCGAAGCTTTTCCGCGACAAAGGCTTCCGCACCGTTTTCAGCCCCACGCTCCACACTTATAATTCCATCTGGTGCCACCTTCCCCAGAGCGAGCGAAACGTTCGCGAGCACGCCGAAGCCGCTGCTCGGCTGGATGCCGAAGGCGTTTGCGTCACCACGTGGGAGTGCGGACTGTTCGGCAACTACAACACCATCTTGCCCGCCATCGAAGCCAGCGGTCATATCCTCGCGAACGCCGTTGCTGGCCAGGACCAAGCGCAGGTGAATCCAGATGCCACCTTAGCGGAATCGATACAGGAATACGCTTCCATCATCGAGGCCGACGGCTTTGTTCGGCAATACCTCACACATGGCGAAAACCACGAAGAGTGGGCCCGCCTCATCGGGTGCGAACTGCCCGCCCTCGGGGGCATCTGGGGCTTTTCCGGCATCCGCTCGTCCATCAAGTGCCGCCTTTTCCTCTACGGAAACCCGTTCCTGCTTTGGCTGCGAAATCGAGACGACCTCTACGGCCCAAAGGGCAAAGCTGCTCTAGAGCTTTCCGAGCGCGCTCTACCGTTCGCCTCCTCAGCCGACCAGCGCGGCGTCTGCCAACTCATCCGCAAGTCGGTTGAGTTCGTCCATTACGCCGAACTCGCCCATCAAGCCTATGCCGACCGCAAACCTGGCGAAGCCATCACGCACCTTTCGCCGTGCCGCCAGATCTTCGAGGATTTGGAAAAGGTCGCTTCGGCAAACCACATCAATTCGTGCGGATCGATGGCCGATGTGTACAGGTGCCGTGCCGCCCGCCGACACGTCGAAGAAGTCATTCTCCGCATCAAGCATTACGGCGATGGTTCCCTGGGCTATATGCCGTCGTTCGAGACCCTAACCCATCCCAAGTTCATGCCTCACGACCAAGCCAACTGGTGGCTCATCAATTCTTGGGCGAACGAGTAG
- a CDS encoding amidase, with protein MVPMGFDAGISRKHFLTGSLVAAFAPFQVLAQNADRATYTIDDIKGAEKLAGITLTDDQRKVVLRTLAGSREGLDKIRKAGLSNDVAPAFNFVPQGKKPKAGYRSDIRTTKPKSETRPSSDEDLAFMTVVELSNLIRNKKLKSTELTEVYLTRLKRYGPLLHNVITLTEDLARQQAIDADAEIAKGKYRGPLHGIPYGLKDLFAAKEYPTTWGAEPYRNQILTYNSAVVEKLTAAGAILVAKTSLGALAYGDIWFGGQTLNPWNPKQGSSGSSAGSAAGTAAGLFAFSIGTETLGSVISPSQRCRVTGLRPTFGRTSRWGAMALSWTMDKVGTLCRTAEDCALVLAAIHGADHRDPMSVDYPFSYRPSADFRRLKIGVVTSEGFDSDDVSKEIGVAGEILRGFGAKLSPVKFSPPTDGVSEVLSIEAAAAFDEITRDGRVDSMKGSLWPPIFRASSMLSGVDYIQAMRARTKLMQRFEEEFGDFDLVIGPERAGDVLVTTNLTGHPQLFVPMGLDNQGRPTGISLIGRLYDEGTILSVANMIQQSTSVYRKRPDLSQLA; from the coding sequence ATGGTCCCCATGGGGTTCGATGCCGGTATTTCTCGCAAGCATTTTCTGACAGGGTCGCTGGTGGCGGCCTTTGCGCCGTTTCAGGTACTGGCGCAGAATGCCGACCGGGCCACGTACACCATTGATGACATTAAGGGCGCGGAAAAACTGGCTGGAATCACCCTGACCGACGACCAGCGCAAAGTTGTTCTGCGCACGCTTGCAGGCTCGCGCGAAGGGCTCGACAAGATTCGCAAGGCCGGACTCAGCAACGATGTTGCTCCCGCCTTTAACTTCGTTCCCCAAGGCAAGAAACCAAAGGCGGGCTACCGAAGCGACATCCGCACCACCAAGCCCAAAAGCGAAACCCGACCTTCCAGCGATGAAGACCTCGCCTTCATGACGGTCGTCGAACTCAGCAACCTGATTCGCAACAAAAAGCTCAAATCAACCGAACTCACCGAGGTCTATCTGACCCGCCTCAAGCGGTACGGGCCGCTGCTCCACAACGTCATCACCCTCACCGAAGACTTGGCCCGCCAGCAAGCCATCGATGCCGACGCCGAAATCGCCAAGGGCAAGTATCGCGGACCTTTGCACGGCATTCCCTACGGCCTGAAGGACCTCTTTGCCGCCAAGGAATATCCGACGACCTGGGGCGCAGAACCGTATCGAAACCAGATCCTGACCTACAATAGCGCGGTCGTCGAAAAGCTGACCGCTGCAGGTGCGATCCTCGTCGCTAAAACCAGCCTCGGCGCATTGGCTTACGGCGACATCTGGTTTGGCGGTCAGACCCTCAACCCCTGGAATCCCAAGCAGGGATCGTCTGGCTCATCCGCGGGTTCGGCCGCGGGCACCGCCGCCGGACTCTTCGCCTTCTCGATTGGCACCGAAACGCTTGGCTCGGTCATCTCGCCTTCCCAGCGGTGCCGTGTCACCGGTCTGCGTCCGACCTTTGGACGAACAAGTCGCTGGGGTGCGATGGCCCTCAGTTGGACGATGGACAAGGTCGGCACGCTTTGCCGCACCGCCGAGGACTGTGCCCTCGTGCTCGCCGCGATTCATGGCGCCGATCACCGTGACCCGATGTCCGTGGACTATCCGTTTTCCTATCGGCCATCCGCTGACTTCCGCCGCCTCAAGATTGGCGTCGTCACCTCCGAAGGATTTGATTCGGACGACGTGTCCAAAGAAATCGGCGTTGCGGGCGAAATCTTGCGTGGATTTGGGGCGAAATTGAGCCCGGTCAAATTCTCGCCTCCGACGGATGGCGTCAGCGAAGTCCTTTCCATCGAGGCCGCCGCCGCATTCGACGAGATCACTCGCGATGGACGCGTGGACTCGATGAAAGGCTCCCTTTGGCCACCGATCTTCCGCGCGTCATCGATGCTCAGTGGCGTGGACTACATCCAGGCTATGCGCGCCCGCACTAAGCTGATGCAACGCTTCGAGGAGGAGTTTGGCGACTTCGATCTCGTCATCGGACCAGAGCGCGCCGGTGACGTCCTTGTCACGACCAACCTCACCGGCCACCCTCAGCTATTTGTCCCGATGGGTCTCGACAATCAGGGCCGACCGACCGGCATCTCGCTCATCGGACGCCTGTACGACGAAGGCACGATCCTCTCCGTCGCAAACATGATCCAGCAATCGACGAGCGTGTACCGCAAGCGACCCGATTTGTCGCAACTGGCTTAG